DNA sequence from the Gemmatimonadales bacterium genome:
TTCCCTTGGGCGGAACTTGCGCTGACCGTGGCCGCGGCTGCGGCCACGCGCCAATTCGGCCTGCCTCTTCCGGGCAAGGGGTTCGCGTCCTTCGTGCTGGCAGTGGTGCTGTTCGCCGTCCTTCGCCATGGCTGGGCGTGGGGCGCGTTGGTCGCGCTCATCGGCATGCCGGCCGGCGACCTGATCTTCCGGCGTCTCCCGCCGCGCGCGGCCCTCATGAACGTCGGACACCTCACGTTCGGCAGCGCACTGGTGGGCTTCGCCTACGATCTGTTCGGAGGGGCGTACGGACCCGCTGCGTTGTCGGCGCCCAATGGCCCGGCGCTGCTGGTCCTCCTGATCGCGCTGCCCACGGTTGTGAACGCGACCTTTTACGCGGAGCTCGCGCTCTCACAGGCGGCCGCGTGGGTAGACGCCCGCCTCACGCTCCGGTGGGAAGGGGTGGTGTTCGCCCTGAGCGCCTCTCTGGCGCTCGCTTGGTTCGCGGTGTCGGTGATGGCGGCGCCCGCAGGGTACAAGCTGGTGCTCGACCTGGCACTCCTCGGCCTCACCGCGCTGGTTCTCTGGGTCTCGCGGATGGGCGTTCACGCCGATGAGCTCCGGCTCATCCAGCGGCTTTCGAGCGCCATCGCCGCGGACATCAACCTCGACCGCAACTTCGCCACGATCCAGGAGCTGACGCGCCGAATCGTGCCCTGGGACCACATGGGTTTCGCGCGGTACGACGAGGCGAAGCACGAGATGGAGCTCGTCGCGGACACCAGTCCCGAGCACGCGAAAGGGAATCGACTCGCGGCAGACCGTGGGCTGACGGGTGAGGTGCTGCGCCGTCGCGGGCCGGTCGTGGCGAGCGGCCTTCAGCGTACGTTGTCCGTCGAGTGGGAACACCCGGGATCCGAAATCCTCATCCCCCTCTATCAGGGGGAGAAGCTCGTTGGAGAGTGGAGCATCCGACACGGCGATCCGGCGATGTACCGGGACGTTGACGCTCTCCTGCTCTCAACGCTTGCGCCGAACCTGGCGCTGGCGTTGAGCCTGCACAACCTCGTGGCCCCGCTGGTCGAGGCGTCCGAACAAACGGCCACGTACGTCGAGCACCTGACGGCGACGAGCCAGCAGATCCACGCCAGCTCCGAGGAGGTGACGGCAGCGGCGCAGCGTGCCGAAGCGGACGCGGCCACCGCCGCCGGTTTGGTGCAGCGCGCCGAGGAGGCGATGGTCGTGCTGCGCTCGAGCGCGCACCACGCCGCGGCGGCCGGCAACGAGACCCACCGCGCGGCCCAGGACATGGAGCAGGCTACCCAGGCCATCCGGGTCGCCACCGCGATGACCGCCACCAGTCTCGAACGCATCGGCGAGACCGCGGAGCAGGGCGCCGCCGAGGTGGGACGTCTTCGGGAGGCTGCCGAGCAGGTCGGCCGGTTCGCCGAGACCATCGGCGCGGTGGCGAACCAGACCAACATGCTGGCCCTGAACGCCACGATCGAAGCGGCGCGCGCTGGGGCCCACGGCGCCGGGTTCGCCGTCGTGGCCGACGAGGTTCGCCGTCTCGCGGAAGAGAGTTCACGCGAGGCCGCGCGCGCGGCCAAGACGACCGCCGAAACGCGCCGCCTGCTTGACCGC
Encoded proteins:
- a CDS encoding methyl-accepting chemotaxis protein, which produces MKEPSEREDALRPETLVQVGVVTGAVLAIVAAIWTSSLPSPFPWAELALTVAAAAATRQFGLPLPGKGFASFVLAVVLFAVLRHGWAWGALVALIGMPAGDLIFRRLPPRAALMNVGHLTFGSALVGFAYDLFGGAYGPAALSAPNGPALLVLLIALPTVVNATFYAELALSQAAAWVDARLTLRWEGVVFALSASLALAWFAVSVMAAPAGYKLVLDLALLGLTALVLWVSRMGVHADELRLIQRLSSAIAADINLDRNFATIQELTRRIVPWDHMGFARYDEAKHEMELVADTSPEHAKGNRLAADRGLTGEVLRRRGPVVASGLQRTLSVEWEHPGSEILIPLYQGEKLVGEWSIRHGDPAMYRDVDALLLSTLAPNLALALSLHNLVAPLVEASEQTATYVEHLTATSQQIHASSEEVTAAAQRAEADAATAAGLVQRAEEAMVVLRSSAHHAAAAGNETHRAAQDMEQATQAIRVATAMTATSLERIGETAEQGAAEVGRLREAAEQVGRFAETIGAVANQTNMLALNATIEAARAGAHGAGFAVVADEVRRLAEESSREAARAAKTTAETRRLLDRAAQLLERMRRELGETAAAAHQWIADLEAIVRASETAAHLSERMVEFPRRTTAQADEMQKMLTELGAAAQSSASEAKVVAASAAEQLEAIENLSRSAIQLSRSAEQLAGAARFVKG